In Pongo pygmaeus isolate AG05252 chromosome 19, NHGRI_mPonPyg2-v2.0_pri, whole genome shotgun sequence, the genomic stretch ataaaatattactggTGGTCATCCTGGAAAGATGATCCCAACTGCCTATGTCCTGTTCATCATTAACTTGTGTGTCccaaaaaatcttttgaaaagttGCTAAATAGTGAATACTTACTATTTTATGAGAGCCTGCCAGTTCCCTGCCAGTGGAATTGTTTGAAGTCAATGATTCATCTGTTcagtcatttggaaaatactctttttttttttttttgaggtggagtcttgctctgtggccaggctggagtgcagtggtgtgatctcggctcactgcaagctctgcctcccagattcaagcgattctcctgcctcagcctcccgagtagctgggactacaggcgcgtgccacaacgtccagctcattttttgtatttttagtagagacagggtttcaccagattggccaggatggtctcgaactccagaccttgtgatctgcccacctcagcctcccaaagtgctgggattacaggtatgagccaccgtgcctgaccagaAAATATTCTTCATGTATAGCAGTGTTGGGTACCacaggagatttttttaaaaagtaacactcAGTCCTTACCTTCAAGGAACTTAGTTTAGTTGTGAGACATAAGCTATACCCATGAGAAGTTTGGCTGAGAGGAGGCGGAGTTGGGCTCCCTGCAGGTGGGGAGGAGGGTCAGTTCTCATTTCTGAGGGAGATGAACTGATGTCTGCAGTTCAGAAAGGAACCCGAAGTTCCACACAGTGGTTTTGCAGTAGAACATGCTCGTGTTTACCAAGCAATTCTGAGGGAAAGGCTAAAAAAAGTGTTAGTTTAGCAACTTGATAGAACTAACAGGTTGTGATGAGCTTTCATTCAGTGTAAtgcttgggctgggcatggtggctcacgcctgtaatcccagccctttgggaggccgaggcaggtggatctcttgagaggagttcaagaccagcctgaccagcatggtaaaactccatctctatgaaaaatacacaaattagccaggcacagtggtgcacgcctatagtcccagctactcgggaggctgaggcaggagaatcacttgaacccaggaggcggaggttgcagtgagccaagatcacggcattgcactccagcctgggtgacagagtgagactcttgtctcaaaaaaataaaaataaataggtggggcacggtggctgacgcctgtaatcccagcactttgggaagctgacgtgggaggatgacaaggtcaggagattgagaccatcctggctaacacagtgaaacctcatctcaactaaaaatacagaaacttagccgggcgtggtggcatgcgcctgtagttggaagacagaggcaggagaatctcttgaacctgggaggcagaggttgcagtgagccgagatcacgccactgcactccagcctgggcaacaaagactacatctcaaaaataaataaaaaataaataaaataaaaaaataaatttaattctgGAAGCTACAcatgtttttcccatttttttagtCAGCTTCGAACCAGTGCAATGACGATGCCAGTCAACGGGGCCCACAAGGAGGCTGACCTGTGGTCCTCACATGACAAGATGCTGGCACAACCCCTCAAAGACAGTGATGTTGAGGTGAGATTTGTGGGGTCTTCACAGATGTTTTTATGTTGGAGGCCTTCATTTAAATCTCTAGTTCTAATTACAGATTAATTAGGGATAGCCTTGAAATGAGTATTATCCTGCTGGATTTAGAGGTGGTGGCAGACAAAATGGCTACAAATCCTTTGAGGGTAAATTTAAAGATTGCTGGGTTTCTTCAAAGTGTGGACCACTGTGCAGGGTGCTCTGgaggaaagcagagaagggggAGAGGTCACTGACAGTTGACCCTTTCCTGACAGTTCACAGGGAATATAGATCTATGTAGACATCTGGAagcacctttattttattttattttacttgtttgtttattttttgagacagagtttcactcttgttgcccaggctggaatgcaatggcgtgatcttggctcactgtaacctctacctcctgggttcaagggattctccagcctcagcctcctgagtagctgggattacaggcacccaccaccatagccagctaatttttttttttttttttttgagacggagtctcgctctgttgcccaggctggagtgcagtggcgtgatctcggctcactgcaagctccacctcccgggttcatgccattctcctgcctcagcaccccgagtagctgggactacaggtgcctgccaccacacccggctaattttttgtattttttagtagagacggggtttcaccgtgttagtcaggatggtctcgatctcctaacctcgtgatccatccacctcggcctcccaaagtgctgggagtacaggtgtgagccactgcgcctggcctaaagcaTCTTTTCTTTTAAGGAAGAGGAACGAGGAATAAGTTTCAGGGAGGGAGAAACTTGGTGAAATGTAGGGATAAAAATAACAGGATGGTGGTGTTAAAAATTAGGTGGGacacttaaaaataactttctcttcaatcattttgtttttcttttttgagatgaagtctcgctcttgtttcccaggctggagtgctgtggtgcaatctcggctcactgcatcctccacctcccaggttcaatggattctcctgcctcggccccccgagtagctgagattataggtgcctgctaccacacccgtctaaggttttttttttttgagacagggtttcattcttgtcgcccaggctggagtgcaatggcgcgatctcggctcaccaccacctctgcctcctgagttcaagcgattctcctgcctcagcctcccgaataggtgagattacagacatgtgccaccacacccagctaattttgtattttttagtagagacagggtttctccatgttggtcaggctggtctcgaactcccgacctcaggtgatcctcccaccttggcctcccaaagtgctgggattacaggcatgagccactgtgcccagccaagttttgtatttttagtagagatggggttttaccatgttggctggtagagaactcctgacctcgggtgatccaccagcctctgcctcccaaagtgctgggattacagtcgtgagccaccgtgcctggccatcattttgtttttcttaattcattGATTAGTGCTTTCTCAGATACTAAAACCTTTGAGAAGGATTCATTCTATTCCTTAAGTGTTATGAGAGTCCTTGATGTTATTTGGGTTAAGGTCAGCTTCTGAAGGCACAATCAATATTAATGTGAAAGAGTGtctattttaaactaaaatttcCGAATATCAAGCATCTGTGTTCTTCTCATAAGGTTTACAAAATCATTAAGGAGGAGAGTAACCGGCAGAGGGTTGGATTGGAGCTGATTGCCATGGAGAATTTTGCCAGCCAAGCAGTTTTGGAGGCCCTAGGCTCTTGCTTAAATAACAAATACTCTGAGGGGTACCCGGGCCAGAGGTATGTGAATCTCTTCAAAGGCCTGGTTCTGACACAGTCATAGGGAGTACTCAATCAGCCTAGGACCTAAACAATTTGGAAATTTCAGAAAACAACAAGCTTCCCAACTGTAGGATTTCTGTTCCACACCTGCTCTCTGACAGAACTCTTTTACTCCCAGCATGTGATCACACTGAAGAGCTCAGCACAGGTGTACTCAGGGGCACATTTCACAGTTCTTTGGGGGCTTTCTAAAAAATAGGCTGGTTTGCAAGGAGTATTGAGCCACTGGACTGGTGTGTGGCCTCTGTCTAGAAAAGGTCAGTGTCATCTGAGGGATGCTGCAGAAGGTGGCCGTTGCCATGTGAGTCATCGAGTCTGTATTGGAAATGGTGTGGAAGTAGAGGCTGAATCTGGATTACCAAAAACCGTTTCTGCATTATAAATGTTGGATTTACACATGCAGTGGCTATCAGTTGACTCTTTCACCCTCAGAATTACAGTGttatgttcatttttgttttttacagtcATCATcaggcaaagaaaataaattacagaattcGACATGGCTTTTGCAAATGTGTGCATTTTTGtcccaaaggaaacagaaagaaaggtcACCCTTGGAGAAGGAATTGCCATTCTGTCCTGAGATGGCCCTGAAGCTCTATGTGGCAGACTGAGAATCAAGTTGAAGGCATTGTCTTTCTCCTATTGTGAATAACTAACTTTTGCACTGTGCCTTGAAGAATTCAccagctgttttctttctttctctctctcctttctttttctttttccttcctttctttcttctttcaggctaaggtattttgttaacatcaggtgttttcttttttttttttttttcctttttgagacatggtctgtctctcacccaggctgaagtgcagtggtgtgatcaaggttcactgcagccttggcctcctggacccaagccatcctcccacctcagccttctgagtcactgggactacaggcacacaccaccgcacccagctaattttttgtagagacagagtttcaccatgttggccaggctgatctccatctcctgagctcaagcaatccacctgccttggcctcccagagtgctaggattagagctgtgagccactgcacccggtccacACCAGGTGTTTTCAAAActaatatttcattcaattctcacAGCAATGTATCGAGCAAGGGGTgatgttttctacatttttaagaaggggactgagtgtggtggctcacccctttAATCCCGGTGCTTTAAGAGGCCAGggcagaggatcatttgaggctaggaatttgagaccagcctgggcaatatagtgagatgctgtctccaaaacaaaatttaaaaattagccaggtatggtggcatgcgtctgtagtctcagctactcaagagactgaggtggagtattgcatgaacccaggaaatcaaaggctgcagtgagctatgattttgccagtgcactccagctggggtgacagaatgagaccctgtttctaaatttaaaaaaaaccaaaaaaccacaaCTTAAATAGAAGTGTAATTACATCGTTTATTCATgttaaaggacttttttttttttttcttttttcaattacacggagtatcgctctgtcacgaggctggagtgcagtggcacaatctcagctcacagcaacctccgcctcccaggttcaggcaattctcctgcctcagcctcccaagtagctgggactatagg encodes the following:
- the LOC129017533 gene encoding serine hydroxymethyltransferase, cytosolic-like; the encoded protein is MTMPVNGAHKEADLWSSHDKMLAQPLKDSDVEVYKIIKEESNRQRVGLELIAMENFASQAVLEALGSCLNNKYSEGYPGQRYVNLFKGLVLTQS